In Athene noctua chromosome 7, bAthNoc1.hap1.1, whole genome shotgun sequence, the following proteins share a genomic window:
- the LOC141962604 gene encoding baculoviral IAP repeat-containing protein 5.1-like — MEMLLKELASASELLGDFKNMYEYESRLKTFTNWPFVENCKCTPENMAKAGFVHCPSANEPDVAKCFFCLIELEGWEPNDDPWEEHTKRHSCGFLSLRKPFDDLTVEEYYMLEMTRVRTFLCKTGRSIINSFEEEVTATRQRLVDNFVSKHQYTPLPPVPLHDGPSAQHSKSSSCQSKKSMRSEG; from the exons ATGGAGATGCTCTTGAAAGAGCTTGCTTCAGCTTCTGAGCTCTTGGGTGATTTTAAGAATATGTATGAATATGAGAGCCGTTTAAAAACTTTCACAAACTGGCCTTTTGTGGAGAACTGCAAGTGCACTCCAGAAAAT ATGGCAAAGGCGGGTTTTGTCCACTGTCCAAGTGCAAATGAACCAGATGtggcaaaatgtttcttttgcttgATAGAACTGGAAGGCTGGGAACCAAATGATGACCCATG GGAGGAACACACCAAACGTCACAGCTGTGGCTTTTTATCCCTTAGAAAGCCCTTTGATGACCTGACAGTGGAGGAGTACTACATGCTGGAGATGACACGGGTGAGAACCTTCCTT tGCAAAACTGGCAGAAGCATAATAAACTCTTTTGAAGAAGAAGTCACTGCAACTAGACAGCGTCTTGTGGATAACTTTGTCTCCAAGCATCAGTATACACCACTGCCTCCAGTGCCTCTCCATGACGGTCCATCTGCCCAACATTCTAAAAGCTCATCCTGCCAGTCAAAAAAATCCATGAGAAGTGAAGGGTAA